GCAAAAAGAGCCATGTATTTTGAgacttaataattaatttcatgagAAATAGAAAGTTGGAAAAGAAGGAATagagtaaaaagaaaagaaaaaaaaagttagaatcTTGAAGGGATTCTTGAAGAAatgaaattgatttatttatttgttagcAACTGATTTTTGAAATGTCAAACAtagttcaatattttattttcttattatttttttggcaaaaataataatgtatagcTTACGTAAAAGGGAAAATATAATCAACTGAATTTATAAGAAgggaaaaaagagagagagagaaagaggtAGTAATAGCGCGTATTAGACACTTTTTACTcatgtaattaaaaaatatacgaaTTTTGATAGAGCTTCGATTATCGTAATTTTATAAGTGAAACTGCATGATTGTGACTATTTTTCAAACATGGACATTAAAAAAATGgctattttatgtatatttgccGAGAAAAAGAGAAGTGGGCTTTTCAATTTAGCAAGCTGATCCAGTATTCTAAATCAAAGGCCCAATCCAATTCCAATGGAAAGGCTAATAATCACTTTCACTGCCATGTTAAATCAGTCATATATGTAtgcacaaaataataatatagtaatttaatGGTAATAACAATCATCCTATTTTCTAGTAAATAATGAAAAGTGACTATGCATTTTTTTTACATGGATACCTATCATTTAAACCTAAATAACGATAATCGTTTCATAAAACCTTCGATCTTTACTGATTGGATTTATTTATAAAGAACTACAAAACCAATGGATCTAGCATTGAATACCATTTAAGTGTGCATAATGTAGAGAGACTTTGTACTAGTGGGGACTAAGGGTAGTTCTAGTAGATGgtgaaatgaaagaaatagcATAAGAATGTGGGTGGTGGGCCAAGTCCAATGGGCCAAAGAAGCCCACTTATTTTGACTTGCACATTCAAGAGAGTGACTTAAAACCACTTCACTTGGACCATACCTTTGTCacattttttcctttatgtACTATACCCTATTCACTTGCATCTCATTGTCTTTCCTCTTTATCTCTTCATAATTGtggaaccaaaaaaaaagaagataggATCTTCAAAGACATTACATATTGCAAAAATAGATGTGTACAAGTAGCTAGCTTGGAAGTTTATTAGTTACTTTGCATTGTGACAAGATAGGAAAAAAGGAGAAGGAGGGGGTAGGGGGATTTATCAAGaaagatttattaatttggCATTTCATATATGGATGAGAATATTCTTGTTTAATTTGGTTAGGTACTTCTTTTATCACTTGACAATTGATGTCTATTCTTACTTACTCCCATTTTAATTAGTGTTAAGTGGCAAAACATTATCATAATTTGATTCATCTCAATTCTTAATTTACACAATATTAAGCTATTTCATAATGTGCTGTGTTATCCACGCCCTAATAAGCAGATTCTGGGAGCTAATGTATCAAAAATTTTCCACATCGGTTCTTATGGAGACTCAATCTTCACAGTTGTTTTTCAACGGTCCTTACTCCATGATTTATCTTTCGAAGTTGAGTTATGCTCTAAATTCATTTTGTTAGTGTATCCATATGTAGGTTCCATTATATATAGTTTCTAAAATGtctgttattttaaaatatcggaaaacataaaagaaacatgaagtacaaaattcataaaacttaaaattttgtgtcTGTCTCCGAACAATCTTGATTTTatgtatgatataattttaacaGTCATGAAATCGTCTTATTTTTTACCAAGACcataattttattatgatttttgaaattataattgtGTCACATAAAATCGGACAAATAAACGTATATGTTCATAGCTATTAATCATGTTTTGAACCGTGAGATGAAgatctttaaaatataattaaattgatctaaactatattatatatgattcttGATGGTTCTAACTAACCAATCCTTCCTTTAGGTAGAAGAaccttttgtttttctctttttaacttGTAGTTTAATTAGAAGTTTGGTGATTGGGTGTTTGTGGAAAGGGTGGTCCTCTTATGGTCAAATCATTGTCCAAAacaaactttattttaattggGACTTTAACAAGAGTTGCTTATTATATAGTGGTGAgtgaaatcaaattcaagaaaagattgttacctattttattaatttttttttgaatgaaatgaatatgaTAATGTTACTCAATCATGTAGGCATAAAAGTTGATTGATCTTTTAGGTACACATTGAGACATGAGTGTGACCTATGCTAGTTTTcccacccaaaaaaataaaatcaaaacaaaagaaaaaagtataacTTTCTTTCAATTGTTTGTTAATATGCAAATGATTTATTCGTGaggaaaaatgacagaaatttCACTTTTCAGTTCTCTAATATCATTATTTCCTATTAGTTTTacgaattttcaaaaattcctcattttcgcaaatcatattaatgtatcccgcgcatcagattaatgtatcatgtataaaatataatgtatcttacttaatgattaatgtatctcgcgcatcatattaatgtatcaacgCTTGTATTATGATATCATTTTGagagatttttgtaattataaacttatactGGATgacaattttatcataaaagtatgtgatttttgtccttttcctaaaagatacttgaataatatatatatatatatacacacttgttgatttgatttttattacaattttcaccaaatttgaTTCTTGAATTGTATATAATGTAATGTATATCCTGTCCCATTTCATATGTCGAATCATTCTTTACTCTTCTTAAGagacaaacatataattataacattagGGAAATTCTAGCAAACAATATTGAACCATACTAATACtattataaattatgtatatacaaTGATgattattagtatattttatgatgtatGGATTTGAAATAGTAAATATTCATTATGTTATAATTTCGAAACTATCTATAATTAGTCACAAGATATTTTTGACTGAATGTGCGACTCACTCTATTTAATATTCCTGTCTATTTAgcatatactaaaaaaaaaatatttgtacttAACCATTGAATGTATAACATATGCTTTTGGGGCATGATAATATTAATGTGTACATACAATTATGTcaattttatgagaaaataacataaacagAGAATATTGGAATATTATATCAAGAAACTGTTTATAAATAGTTGCATATTAGGCAAgttatgttctttttttctttttcttttttttttaaatttctgaagagataggaatatatatatatggtcaatattattgatttttagctctttatctttttaaaattttggtcAAACCAAATTCCAAAATCTGTCTTAGTTGAAAATACTGtataagattttatatttttttagggaAATTATAAGATATTGTTGTGACCTAAGAAAGGTCACGGACACAGACCAAGATTCACCTAAAACTATAGCACGTGAAATGTTATAATTAATCCCAAAAGTatataaagaagaaattaatttaaatatatctttcaatttttgaCTAAATATTTGAGTATTACtggctattttttttttaataaataaaggtTTTTGTTAAATTAAAGAGTTCAAATACACAATGAGATTAATAGTTTTGAGGGTAAATATGATTTAGTCGCGTATATTTTAACCTGTATGTCGAAGTGAAGGATAATCATTTTCCAGTTGAgtgtttttaatttgatttagagTATAGTGATGAAATTCATGATTAGGATGTTAGAATCTGTTTTTAGTATTAATATAGATATAGATTCTAATTAGTGAATACATAGTAACGTGTTAACACCGTGTGTTGGGGCGAAATAATTTTCGAAATTTCTTTATCGTTAATTAGAGATTTCAGATTAATCAAGcttatgaaaatgaaaaaaaaaataatgagagtACCATCCTCTAAAAATggatgtaaatattgagatagatttagttgtttttgttgttcaatttgttttcttaaaatatttagaataataattttaaataatttaatatgaaataacaaaatttaaaaagtattttaaaaattaaaaatagtcaaaaaaaagaatctgaaaataattaaaaataatatattttttttagaaattataacgatttattttttattcacacatttttaatgaatatcgAACTATTCatacaaattcaaaaaagaaaaagtattataaCATGTTCATGAACAAGAACCAATGTCATTTTCATCttacattatttaattaaaaattgcaCCTTGAGAAcctgcttttttttttcactttggcagaattttttaatctttaaacaTAGGAAActttttgacaaaaataaaacaaaatttaatagcTAATACAGAGGATAAGAGgaatataataattatgttcTGACCGAAAGTTAAAATGAAAAGTCtaaattactatttataatatcaaaatgatactccaaattaaaattttgcttatacaataaaaaactatatataataaaaaaaaatatagagaagaAAAGTTGTCCACGTCCTCATAAAACTAAGGCCCATCATATACTAGCCACGTTCCCTATTATATTACATGCAAACTCTCGAGATGAATacgattcttttatttttaaattaaaaaattttgaagttaaattttaattatgaaaagaaaatttagtTAAGTGATTCTCCTTTAATAAGTTTAACATAAAATACGTAAATTTTAAGTAATCaaaattctaatataaatttCGTAtctgaataaaatataaaaaaacatgcaaGCCCTTGTCCCTTTAATCTAACCATACTATGTGGTCAACTTGTAACCAActcaccccaccccacccccccaccccccaaaaaataaccccttttttctttaacttctttttttttatcaatatctCATCTCAAAAAAATTCTAACTGGTCCCAAAATAACTCAATTTTTCCTCTTAAAATATTAGTTACCAAAGTTTCAAAGTTCATTCACCGTGTTCAGTAgcgaatttaaaatatttatagaaagagatctaaaaaataaaaatgtagtatttaagatttaaacttaaaattgtaagctaaaatttaaatcaattttcaCTCTCTTTCATCAATCTCCCTATCCATCgtcattttatttctttcttccttctctctactaTGAATTTTAccattaaatcattaaaatcgAAATCTGAAGCAACAATTTGATATTTGTGTCTATTTACTCATTTTCAAAGTCatgtatttattataaattttaatttattttatcttctaaTATTTAAAAGTAAAGTAAAATTCTATTGATTTGGAGTTCTAATTTTCTTTCGTGGCTAGtgatttaaaaagaatatttgtatattgttgctcaaaaaatgacatgaaaattattatttttaatcgcttatatttgaaaattcaataatataacAACTTTGACACAAATGAAAAGAGGGTTTATGCTGTAATTTTGATAAACCTTAACGAGGAAGAAGATGAGAAAGAGATTTTTTGGATCAGATTGAAATTATTGATGTATTCGGCACGTTATTAATATATGcgaaatattattaaattaaaattataatgtatttatttttttagtatatctaattaagtatatatgtatatgaacaAATATACACACGCATTGGAGATTTACGCATGTATCAGGCATGTAGCATATACGACATATGATGAGTCttaaaagtatatgtatgtagttttttttaatcaatatatctaattaaatatatatgtatctaaCAAAATATACGCATGTATTTGAATAATAGTTCGTACAAAAGTGATTTTTTACCTTAATTAATGACACTTTTAGTCATATTTCTTAATCAAACATGCTCCTTTCTTAATGACTTTCAATTTTGTATGTTAATTAGACACATGAATTTAGTATGAGTCTCATACATCTGagatttaaaatatgataaataatataatattataaattagcgtaaatttaaataatttaaatctaaAGTAATCAACTTTCTATCGAAGAGGGTTTGGATGACCCTATCGGTACCCCTCACTTCTCTTCCCTATATATAAATCTTCCACATTTTACACCTTCATGTAATTTCactcctttttcttctttcctcttccaccaaagaaaagaaaaacaaaacaattaaattttctCATCAGTCCTTTTTAATCTCTCTCTGCAATTTGCTGCAGAATTCTTCTGCACCAGTACTGCAGTATCAACTGCAATACACACAGTGCTGCCTGCAGTTAAATAAcggttttttcttcttcttcgatttgacaattttcttctctttttttggcGAAAATGATCACTTGGCACGATCTGTATGTTGTGTTAACGGCAGTTGTTCCTCTGTATGTTGCTATGATATTAGCTTATGGTTCTGTTCGTTGGTGGAAGATCTTTTCTCCCGATCAATGTTCAGGGATCAACAGATTCGTAGCTATTTTTGCAGTTCCTTTGTTGTCTTTCCATTTCATAGCTATGAACAATCCATATGAGATGAATTTCCGTTTCATTGCGGCGGATTCGCTGCAGAAAGTGATTATGCTTGTTGTACTTTCATTATGGGCTAATTTAACTAAAAATGGTAGCCTTGAATGGAGTATTACCattttttcactttcaacacTACCAAATACATTGGTGATGGGTATTCCTTTGTTAATTGCTATGTATGGTGAGTACTCTGGTAGTCTCATGGTACAAGTAGTGGTGTTGCAGTGTATCATTTGGTACACACTTTTGCTTTTTTTGTTCGAATATCGCGGTGCGAAAATGCTTATAATGGAGCAATTCCCAGAAACTGCTGCTTCCATTGTTTCGTTTAAAGTTGAATCTGATGTTGTATCTCTAGATGGACATGATTTTCTCGAAACAGATGCTGAAATTGGTCAAGATGGAAAACTGCATGTTACTGTGAGAAAATCGAATGCGTCCCGGAGATCGTTCGCTATGGATCATCGGCCGTCGAATCTCACCGGAGCTGAGATTTACAGTCTCAGTTCTTCGAGAAATCCGACTCCTCGAGGGTCTAATTTTAATCATAATGATTTTTACTCAATGATGGgatttcctggaggaagattaTCCAATTTTGGTCCTGCAGATATGTATTCTGTACAATCGTCTCGGGGTCCGACCCCGAGACCATCTAATTTCGAAGAAAACTGTGCTCCGGGAGGTCTAGTTCAGAGTTCCCCGAGGTTCGGATACTTTCCGACGCAGCAGCCTGCGCCGGGATCTTATCCTGCCCCGAACCCCGAAATTGCATCCGCAGGGCCTAAAAGCACAAAACCTCAGCAGCCAAATGTACAAACGCAGAAGCAGGAAGTacaacagcaacagcagcagcacCAACAGCCAAATGCTAAAGCTAATAATCATGATGCTAAGGAACTTCACATGTTTGTATGGAGTTCGAGTAATTCTCCGGTGTCGGAGGCCGGTGGCCTCCATGTGTTCGGTGGCAATGATTTCAGTGCCAACGAACAATCGGGTCGATCCGATGGAGCTAAAGAAATTCGAATGTTGGTTTCTGATCATACTCAAAATGGAGATAGTAAAGGtacaactttttttattttttactaattaacTCGGAATATAcactatttaaatatatttatttttaaaaaaaagtaaattcgCCAGACAAGGTgtcttaatattattttaatatatatttaaataatttcatatttgaagCCATTCCGCAAATAGGGGAATTTGGTGGTGAGGATTTCACTTTTGGAGGTGCCAATGGTGGTGGAAAAGATGGCGATGAAGAAAAAGGCGAAAAAGAGGGACCCACTGGACTGACTAAACTAGGGTCTAGCTCTACATCGGAGCTACACCCCAAGCTCGCTGGAGTACAAGATGCTGGTATGGGAAAACAGATGCCTCCGGCTAGTGTTATGACTCGTTTGATCTTAATCATGGTTTGGCGTAAGCTTATTCGTAACCCAAACACGTATTCAAGCCTCATTGGTCTGATTTGGTCTCTAATCTCATTCAGGTAAGCTAATTATTATGgatttaaaaaactaattacTTTCTTAACTTTCTCATACATTTTTAGTTGATTAGTgggtaaatttttaaaatttgtccatcaattaattagttcttttgtttgttttttagatGGCATGTGCATATGCCCAAAATTATAGAGAAGTCAATCTCCATTCTCTCTGATGCTGGTCTTGGAATGGCTATGTTTAGCTTGGGTAAGTAAATCGTATCgagttttaaatatattattcttatcattaataattttatcgaacttgtaaataaaattatagttaCGTGATACGAATTTTTGAAGCTAGTATTGTCAAACAtagcatttatatttttcaactattTATTGTACCTTGCTTTCTCTTTCATATGTTAAACCATTTCTAGTACGTTAAGTTTTACAATTTTGACCATCAAAACCCAATGGTAGTATTAATAGGGTAGTTATATTATCAAACTCATAGTCATCGTGGGGTCCTTACTTGACTTAATCATTGGTTTGGTTACTAGTAGTtgaaatttaatataagaaGTTTCAACAGCTATCTAAATACATCAGAGATGGATTCAGAATCTTAATTAATCTGTGGATCAAAAAAGTACAAGatttaaacttatattatttcatttgtaTAGTTAAAAGTAACGAATTCAGTTAAATTTACGAGTCACGATTATGCGTAGGTTTGTTTATGGCTCTTCAACCAAAAATCATTGCATGTGGTAACACAGTGGCTACATTTGCAATGGCTGTAAGGTTTCTAACTGGCCCAGCAGTTATGGCTGCTGCTTCAATTGCTGTTGGGCTACGTGGTACTCTTCTTCATGTAGCCATTGTacaggtaaattttttttatccatatagcctttttatttttaatatatagtttttGGTGGTCATGAAATGACaaatttattatctattttattaaatgttgcattAAAATTGTtggttcaattttattttttttaaaaaaaataatttggtaTATTGAATTTTAGGCTGCATTGCCACAAGGGATTGTCCCATTTGTGTTTGCTAAGGAGTACAATGTTCATCCAGCTATTCTTAGTACTGCgtaagtaaaattattttttgatatattataacaGGTTAAATTACATTACAACGTATATAATCGtgcaataatttataaattttttcttcgtaTTTCAGGGTTATTTTTGGGATGTTGATAGCGTTGCCAATTACATTAGTGTACTACATTATTCTTGGATTATAAGAATATATGCCAAGTGAAGAAAGGAGGAAAAAAATAGTGGGAATCATTAATGGTTTAATCAATTCATGGGAtgagaattaattaaaattactcATGAAAATTCCCAGATATTTGGAGCATTAGGACAAGAAATTTGActtaaattagtttttgaaGCCtccatttgaagaaaaaaaaaatatcaaaaatgttgcaaaatttagaaaaagagGAGACAAGAAGGAGCAAAACATGGAAGCAAAAGGGAAGATTAATTATAATCTATAGTCTATATTTTCTTTCCCATAATCATTACGCGTGTGAAttatcaatttgaaaaaaaaaaataattgtcaaTTAGTAGAAATTCAAAttgattttgactttttaaTGTTAGGTTTTtagtacttttttttgtttaattaaccAATCGTATCgtgtgtatttatttatttactcagGTAATTATTGTAATAGTTTGGTTTGCTAGTTGTTTACTTCCATTGTAAATTACTTTAGATTCTTAAAGACTATATCCAAAAATCTCATGTTACATGTTCTAGTCGTGAAATCAATagatcaatttatatttatcttaatTCAATAAGAATATCTGATTATTTTTTGTCGtgttatgttaaaaaaaaaaaaagatttcatGTTTCTTGCCATtggaatatgaaaatgatgtatTCATAAAAAAGAGAGACATTTCACATTCAAAGTTAAGAATTTTCAcctcaaaagaaaaaagtagcATTAGATGCTAAAAGAGTTGTGtttataaaaaaggaaaaaaaaggaagaggaaAACATTGGGTGGATCTTTgacattaaattttattatattttcccTATTAAGGCTACAATGGATCTTTGCAATTtgcaacttttttatttatttattgaatttggCAACAAAGCACTTTAGGTGTGGGGGCTTTAATTGAGAGCAACGTGAGATAACTCATAtacaaagagaaaaagaaaagagagcaCAAAGCTGCATGAGTCAAAAGTGCTTTTGATCTCTATATTGTCGAAATAATGATTGTAAAAACGAAgattatgatgaaatgaatagaaattttttttatatgttatcaAAATATATGTGCGTAAGGAGAAGCTTAGATTCAGGCTTGCTCAACAAACAAACaacaatatatatgaaatttcacAAGTGAGGTCTGACAAGGATATAACGTACGCATTTTCTTACACCATAGAGATAAAAAGTCTCGAAGAACCTTGATGATTCAATTacaaacatatcaaaataactaaataagtatgaaaaagggaaaatgacATTGGAGAAACGAAACTAAAATCGATATATGCTTGCTCGAACTTAGTTATTAAACACTTAAAAACGTATTTCTtcgttaaatttttttaactccATCTTAATACTGAAATCTTAAGTTGAAGTCCTGATAAATATTGAACATCGAACGAGAAACTAAAAAGAGAAATGATACATAATGAACAGGATGATGATATTGATCGATGTGCCCATAATCCTACCCTACTCCTAACCCAAGCATGGGTTGTAATACAATGAACATATCACCTCAAAAGCTGtcttacttttttcattttcataatgTTGAAATGTTGAAAAAGTCATATTCAACTAAAAATAGTTCATGAGCTCTTAAGCTATGGTGTCTTTAATTATGTCATTAGCTAGCTAGGTGTAAATTAACTAGCATGCTAATTAATTACATTGTGATACTCTCTATCTTTACACAAAGTTgatagagaaagaaagaaataaagatagGCTGCTTAAGGCATAACACTATCATCATCCAACTTACTCACATCTAACTATTTCTCTTAAACACTTTTTTATCTGattaactaaatttaaatatattataatctgTCACATAGTATAATAAGTGGTCTCAAACTCTTATAAGAGCATGAtgcttttaaataaaaaatcgagAGAATTATTGTAAACATCTCTAAGTTTAGCGagaatttaaaaatgtatttcacTCACATGGTAAGGTCGCGATGTATTAAAGTTCAGTAAATCAACTAGAGGGATATTTTAAGGTCGTTAATAGTTCGATGacgaaactaataatttaaGTCCAATTTAAAGGTGTTTTCAGTACTTTTATCTTATCTTTTAGAATTCACAACCGTAATTCTTCAAATATATACTGGATAAATTCATTCTTATGCAATAACTCGCATACCATATAAGTGATGGTAATAATCTAATGCAATGAATATGACTAGCAGACATTAgcaaagaaaattgatttttaactttttttacgAAATATCACATGTTACACCAATTTTGTCACGCCAGCGGAATAATGTTATCCCTCATGAAAGTTGTGAATAGTAGTAGATTGAGATTGTTTAAATTTCAAGATAGAAATGTCACGTAGCACAACATTCTTCTCAATCTAAAAGACGTTGATATTACGTTGTCCTATTATTAGGGGGCACATGCACTactttttttgcattttttttcctCCCAAACGCTTCGATTTactctacaatttttttttaatttttttaccacAGCCCTATGAGATTATGAAATTAATCTTTTACCATAAATTACGgtggtaaaaaaataataataaaaaagttagTTACGTGGCTTGAAAAGGATAGAGAACGTGGGTTGTAGTCTCTTCCTCCTATGAATCGAACtcgataaaaaaatttcattcttgatcTGATGACGATATCATGAGATGAGtcgttatatttttatatagtgtttaattttagtgatattgtaaaatatatattatcctTTCAAGTGTTATTACGAGCACACAATTAACTTAGATTAATGTGAATTTACTATTATGTGTATCGTAAAATATAATGATTGAAGTTTAATTCTGATGATATCGTGTCTTTACCTATCTACTTTAGGAATGGCtcttattttattgaaattgttgctcctttagataaatttaaaatgtcgAAAATCTTAATTAgtctatttataaaaatttggtGTCGAAAATCTCAATTAgtcttttatatttaaaaaattcactttttacTTTGTTGATGTTATCAAGATTAGATCAAAACCGGATTTTCTTTGACATAAAAAATAGAGATATTGTGGTCTCGATAAGTGATAccccaatttatttatttttacttaatactaagctcttaatttttttcctagtTAATAGTAATATTTTGGTGAAATCAAAAGCTCTTTCCCCAAATGGAGAAGCACTGTCTtcaattttctcctttttctctataacttttttttaaaaaaaaagaaactatttaaaaattagCCACCAAAAtgacttttttaattattattttttttaaccaaaagaacaattaaaaaaaaggtaagaGACATACCATTCAATCTAAGTTCAAAAAGTGGAAAGGCAACATTCATACctttaaaattttagtattaACATTTTCCCTTTGGTATTTCATTggtctaatatatgtattggttatattaaatttaaatcctcgataaaaaataaaacgCTTTCTAATAAAGATATTATTCATATTGAGAACTTGAATCAAAAggtctataaaaaaaaataaaagaatatttataatttactgTCAGACAGTGTTGTTTGTTAGTATCAATAGACAATctatatttaatcatataaatttttttttataaaaaatcaagaaattaatatcataattttttctttcttgatgTGTTTTTCTTCGTACTTACATCTTGAAAGATAAAAAACGATACAGAGTATCTAAGATTATTTGATCAAGGTGTC
This DNA window, taken from Solanum lycopersicum chromosome 5, SLM_r2.1, encodes the following:
- the PIN4 gene encoding auxin efflux carrier component 4 isoform X1 produces the protein MITWHDLYVVLTAVVPLYVAMILAYGSVRWWKIFSPDQCSGINRFVAIFAVPLLSFHFIAMNNPYEMNFRFIAADSLQKVIMLVVLSLWANLTKNGSLEWSITIFSLSTLPNTLVMGIPLLIAMYGEYSGSLMVQVVVLQCIIWYTLLLFLFEYRGAKMLIMEQFPETAASIVSFKVESDVVSLDGHDFLETDAEIGQDGKLHVTVRKSNASRRSFAMDHRPSNLTGAEIYSLSSSRNPTPRGSNFNHNDFYSMMGFPGGRLSNFGPADMYSVQSSRGPTPRPSNFEENCAPGGLVQSSPRFGYFPTQQPAPGSYPAPNPEIASAGPKSTKPQQPNVQTQKQEVQQQQQQHQQPNAKANNHDAKELHMFVWSSSNSPVSEAGGLHVFGGNDFSANEQSGRSDGAKEIRMLVSDHTQNGDSKGEFGGEDFTFGGANGGGKDGDEEKGEKEGPTGLTKLGSSSTSELHPKLAGVQDAGMGKQMPPASVMTRLILIMVWRKLIRNPNTYSSLIGLIWSLISFRWHVHMPKIIEKSISILSDAGLGMAMFSLGLFMALQPKIIACGNTVATFAMAVRFLTGPAVMAAASIAVGLRGTLLHVAIVQAALPQGIVPFVFAKEYNVHPAILSTAVIFGMLIALPITLVYYIILGL
- the PIN4 gene encoding auxin efflux carrier component 4 produces the protein MITWHDLYVVLTAVVPLYVAMILAYGSVRWWKIFSPDQCSGINRFVAIFAVPLLSFHFIAMNNPYEMNFRFIAADSLQKVIMLVVLSLWANLTKNGSLEWSITIFSLSTLPNTLVMGIPLLIAMYGEYSGSLMVQVVVLQCIIWYTLLLFLFEYRGAKMLIMEQFPETAASIVSFKVESDVVSLDGHDFLETDAEIGQDGKLHVTVRKSNASRRSFAMDHRPSNLTGAEIYSLSSSRNPTPRGSNFNHNDFYSMMGFPGGRLSNFGPADMYSVQSSRGPTPRPSNFEENCAPGGLVQSSPRFGYFPTQQPAPGSYPAPNPEIASAGPKSTKPQQPNVQTQKQEVQQQQQQHQQPNAKANNHDAKELHMFVWSSSNSPVSEAGGLHVFGGNDFSANEQSGRSDGAKEIRMLVSDHTQNGDSKAIPQIGEFGGEDFTFGGANGGGKDGDEEKGEKEGPTGLTKLGSSSTSELHPKLAGVQDAGMGKQMPPASVMTRLILIMVWRKLIRNPNTYSSLIGLIWSLISFRWHVHMPKIIEKSISILSDAGLGMAMFSLGLFMALQPKIIACGNTVATFAMAVRFLTGPAVMAAASIAVGLRGTLLHVAIVQAALPQGIVPFVFAKEYNVHPAILSTAVIFGMLIALPITLVYYIILGL